Proteins found in one Blastocatellia bacterium genomic segment:
- a CDS encoding S8 family serine peptidase, with product MNLRFFNVIALALILFFAANLLPVRAQTADVPDFIRGEVLVEIKPGASIDALIARFGLSLKQRIYGTNFYRLGTPNNKKEAKYRKKLAKDSDVLSATLNPVITTPVNVFGRSVLSFPGDHPTPGQARNQYLAQQLAGDLVALQARSTGTGVIVAVIDTGIDRNHPDIRNHIWTDPNETPGDNLDNDNDGLVDDVYGWDFFDNRNDTMEQPASTQTTVAGHGTFIAGLVTLIAPDVKIMPVRAFSPEGLSDAFTIAQAIKYAVDHGAKIINLSFGTPEQSQVMLDAVSYAQQRGVLMIAAVGNENKGNDAAPQFPANWSTAVMGIAALDADDRKAGFSNFGTNVSVSALGVGLVSAYPQTNNTPDYALWSGTSFAAPLATAEAALLLEKAPLAQSVRDIIESTAAPIDARNPGLAGKLGKGRIDALAALGQIIPVVSNRGEIALKPTGVEPTATGKSEVSVAGTEQSFEIEAEQLAPYGKYKVLVDGNLIVDGTSASDPNAVAARASNFGTFKIEFNAPKKSDHPLLPAVLDPVTNIKLVEVRDALDRVVLSNTFSAPRTGGGSVVEKEARLTSNGLARGSARAEVEAERQKLRVEGDGLQSGVAYQIVADGVSLGSFAAQSGYLRVEFTSDSSSGHVLPASLLPVTKIVRITVLDPAGQMVLDGTFQSGGDDFGGGGGDDGGGGGGGGGGGDDGGGGGGSGGGGGSTQISRQASLSPTSVDTDARGKVKISVQGSREELEIEGDKLDSEAAYTVIVDHFVLATLEADGSGSFKLKLSTDDGSLPSAVRPISNIQHIEVRDAQGRVVLSGGPPV from the coding sequence ACAAACTTCTACAGGCTGGGCACGCCGAATAATAAGAAGGAAGCCAAGTACCGTAAGAAGCTCGCCAAAGACTCGGACGTTTTAAGCGCGACGCTCAACCCTGTAATCACCACGCCGGTGAATGTCTTTGGGCGCTCGGTCCTGAGCTTCCCCGGCGACCACCCGACGCCCGGCCAGGCTCGCAATCAGTATCTCGCGCAGCAACTCGCCGGCGACCTCGTCGCGCTGCAAGCGCGCTCGACCGGCACCGGCGTCATCGTCGCGGTGATTGATACGGGCATTGACCGCAACCACCCTGATATCCGCAATCATATCTGGACCGACCCGAACGAGACGCCCGGCGACAATCTCGACAATGACAATGACGGCCTCGTTGATGACGTTTACGGCTGGGACTTTTTCGATAACCGCAACGACACGATGGAGCAGCCGGCCAGTACGCAAACGACGGTTGCCGGTCACGGCACCTTCATCGCCGGCTTGGTTACGTTGATCGCGCCTGACGTGAAGATCATGCCGGTGCGCGCTTTCTCGCCCGAAGGCTTGAGCGACGCCTTCACGATTGCCCAGGCCATCAAGTACGCCGTAGATCACGGCGCGAAGATCATCAACCTTAGCTTCGGCACGCCCGAACAGTCACAGGTGATGCTCGACGCCGTGAGCTACGCACAGCAGCGCGGCGTGTTGATGATTGCCGCCGTCGGCAACGAGAACAAAGGCAACGACGCGGCGCCGCAGTTCCCGGCCAACTGGAGCACAGCGGTGATGGGCATCGCGGCGCTCGACGCCGACGACCGCAAGGCGGGCTTCTCGAACTTCGGCACCAATGTTTCGGTGAGCGCGCTCGGCGTCGGCCTCGTGAGCGCTTACCCACAGACCAACAACACGCCCGATTATGCGCTGTGGAGCGGCACCTCTTTCGCCGCGCCGCTAGCGACCGCAGAGGCGGCGCTGCTGCTTGAAAAAGCGCCGCTCGCACAGAGCGTGCGCGACATTATCGAAAGCACCGCCGCGCCCATTGATGCCCGCAATCCGGGGCTTGCCGGCAAGCTTGGCAAAGGCCGCATCGATGCGCTGGCGGCGCTCGGCCAGATCATCCCCGTGGTCAGCAACCGCGGCGAAATCGCTTTGAAGCCCACCGGCGTCGAGCCGACGGCGACGGGCAAATCCGAAGTTTCAGTCGCCGGCACCGAGCAGAGCTTCGAGATCGAGGCCGAGCAACTGGCGCCTTATGGCAAGTACAAGGTCCTGGTTGACGGCAACCTGATCGTTGACGGCACGAGCGCGAGCGACCCCAACGCCGTTGCGGCGCGGGCCAGCAATTTCGGCACCTTCAAGATCGAGTTCAACGCGCCGAAAAAATCAGATCACCCGCTGCTACCTGCCGTGCTGGACCCTGTGACCAACATCAAGCTGGTCGAAGTGCGTGACGCGCTGGATCGCGTCGTGTTGAGCAACACCTTCAGCGCACCACGGACGGGCGGCGGCAGCGTCGTCGAAAAAGAAGCGCGGCTCACCTCGAACGGCTTGGCCCGCGGCAGCGCCCGCGCCGAAGTCGAAGCCGAGCGCCAGAAGCTGCGCGTCGAAGGCGACGGCTTGCAATCGGGCGTGGCGTATCAGATCGTCGCTGATGGCGTCAGCCTCGGCAGCTTCGCGGCGCAGTCCGGTTACCTGCGCGTCGAGTTCACCAGCGACAGCTCAAGTGGTCATGTGCTTCCGGCGTCGCTATTGCCTGTGACGAAGATTGTGCGCATCACCGTGCTCGATCCGGCGGGTCAAATGGTATTGGATGGAACGTTCCAGAGCGGTGGTGATGACTTTGGCGGCGGCGGTGGCGATGATGGCGGTGGCGGCGGCGGTGGTGGTGGTGGCGGTGATGATGGTGGCGGTGGTGGCGGTAGCGGCGGTGGCGGCGGCTCGACACAAATAAGCAGACAAGCTAGCCTCTCGCCCACTAGCGTTGATACCGATGCCAGAGGGAAAGTGAAGATCAGCGTGCAGGGCAGCCGGGAAGAGCTTGAGATCGAAGGCGACAAGCTCGACTCGGAGGCGGCCTACACGGTTATCGTTGACCACTTTGTGCTGGCGACGCTCGAAGCCGACGGCTCCGGCTCGTTCAAGCTGAAGCTGAGCACAGACGATGGCTCGCTGCCTTCGGCGGTGCGGCCTATCAGTAACATTCAACACATTGAAGTGCGCGACGCACAGGGTCGCGTTGTGCTAAGCGGCGGCCCGCCAGTTTAG
- a CDS encoding HAD family hydrolase: MAEAAIFLDRDGTINEDIGYVSSPDELNIYPYAAQAVRLINEAGLKAIIVTNQSAIARRLCDEPMMATIHERLTTELARDGAHIDAIYYCPHHPRIGQPPYRQACECRKPNPGMLQQAAREHALDLSASYVIGDKASDMNLAANAGAHGALVLTGYGHETLVARDRLLSAPAIIADDLLDAVRQILDRRGLSVVR, from the coding sequence ATGGCGGAAGCGGCGATTTTTCTGGATCGCGATGGCACGATCAACGAAGACATCGGCTATGTGTCGTCGCCCGACGAGCTGAACATCTACCCTTACGCGGCGCAAGCCGTGCGGCTGATCAACGAAGCCGGGCTGAAAGCCATCATCGTCACCAATCAATCGGCCATCGCGCGTCGGCTTTGCGATGAGCCGATGATGGCAACGATTCACGAACGCTTGACGACTGAGCTGGCCCGCGATGGCGCGCACATTGATGCGATCTACTATTGCCCGCATCACCCACGCATCGGCCAGCCGCCATACCGTCAGGCTTGCGAATGCCGCAAGCCGAACCCTGGCATGCTGCAACAGGCGGCGCGCGAGCATGCGCTTGACCTTTCAGCCTCGTACGTCATCGGCGACAAGGCGAGCGATATGAATCTGGCGGCGAACGCCGGGGCGCACGGCGCGCTGGTGCTGACCGGTTACGGGCACGAGACGCTGGTGGCCCGCGACCGCTTGCTCTCGGCCCCGGCGATCATCGCTGACGATCTGCTCGACGCCGTCAGACAGATACTTGACAGAAGAGGATTGTCGGTTGTCAGATGA